GAGGTTTAATCATGCCAAGAGGATGAATGCTCCCAGCTTGAGACCATGTAAAGATACTCCTTTCCAGTACCAAGCCATTAGAAAACAAATCCTATAGGGAGTTCTGAGAGAAGGACTGAAACCCAAAATACAAGGAAGATTATTCTGGCTACTTTCTTAATCTTCTCAGATTCTCTGTAAACATACGAGTAAAGGCTAGGTCTGAGAAAAGTGGCACCCTGTCACCGCAAACCACCAAAGAACTGGAGCTGGGGTCTTCAATCAACACCAAACATTGGCAGAGTTGGGCTGGTGATGCTTCTAGGATAAGAATTTCAACATCTTTCTTCCAGCTGCCTCACAATACTTAGTACCCATGGTGTTCCCCTTCACCATCCCCCCACAGGTGTAGCCAGCACCCCCAGCTTATACCTCTCTTCTTCTTGGCTAAGTGGTCTATATGCTAAGCTGTTTTCCTCATTCCTATTTTCTTTAGGACTCTTATGGTTCATTCTGACCTCAGAAGGGCTTCCAGTGGCCTTTTATTTCTCAGCAGGATGTTAAGGAGCCTTTTTTTTGCCAGTGTTTTCATACAGGCAACTCCAAGGAGTAGAGTCTTCACCTGTGAAAAGAAAAGTCGAGCTCAGTCTGGGGCCAGCCCCCACAAAACGGCTCTGCAGATTCTAACTGATACAATGCCTGTCCCCATCACGCTTTTCTAGAGGCTATCTTTGAGGATTTTTGGATCCAGGCCATGTTAGTTAGCATTCAGTCTTCTGACTCAGGACTTGACACATACTCTGCAGCAAATGCCAGGGTATCTGACTGACTGGGAGAGGACATCAAACCTGTGTGCAGCACTACAATGTGGAAACAATAAAACAGGCACGCAAGGTCAGACGTGCTGCCACAGTTTTGGGGATACATAATTAGAGCAAAATTTCCTGTGAACATGGAGGCTTCAATTACAATTTCTGAAATTCAGGACAAGGAAGAGAAGAACACAAATCTGCACATTAGAGTTTCCCAGAACCAATCCCCCCCTCCAGCAAAATGCATGATGTTTTCAGGCAGCTGTTTCAGCCAAACTTTTGTTGGATAAGACTAAGatatatttttccatgtttcaGCATCAGTCCAGCTTTGCACAGAGATCTGTTGCATAGTGTCTCCTGACAAGCACATAATGTACAAACAAATCCCATTAATTCCAGTGTGTAACCTGCAAAATTAGTAAGACTGGAAGTCATATTCTTAGAAAATGACTCTCTATGGTGAAGAAATGTCATGTCAAACACAAATATGTTTGTCTGGACTCAGCTCAGATGCAGGGTTCTCCACAGCCAGCCTATTGCTAAGATTTTTCTCTATGTCTTTCAAGGTAGCAGCTGGGGGGTTTGGGTCTGGCTTTTCCAGGTAGTGGCTAGGTATCATTTTCCAGTATAAgccttaaatttaatttttataaccCAGTGTCCTATGATTTctggaaagtaatttttttccttgattggCTCTTGTTCAAATCAACTGATTTGTGACATAAATTTGTGATATTGaactttctgtgatttttttttccctgcagaaggTCAAACTTAATAGAAAAATTGGAAGTATGCCCAATGAAAATCCATATAGCAGGTGGGCTTTACCTATgatacattttcagaaaataaatattgcttGTTGTTGACATTATTTCTAATTCCAATAGGCTATATCTGGATCTTTTCTCCAGCTTAACAGGAATTAAAACACTGTGACCCAAAGAGCAGAATATAATTCAAAACAAGGAAGGATCTCATACACAGCTCTATAGAATAAACAGAACATTGGTTGTTATGCTTTGGCACACATGTAAAGACAGTAATAGGAAAACATATTTAACATCTACTACATTGAGGTttattgcaaaaagaaaaagacttgtGTCTTGCCCTTTTaacctttgttttaaaatttttattctttatagGATAATTAGTTAAACCCCCCACAAATTCTGAAGTGAGAAAAGAGACACCAAAGAAGATAAAAGTTCTGTCCATTTCTGTCTGCTCAGGAATGCCAAatcttatttttgcttttttttattgtagGGTATGGCTACTTTCAGCCATGACTGCAGTACACAGACACCAGAGCTCCCTTTAACCTGGCTTAGCAGTGCAGGTACCTGAAGCAGGGTAGCCatggcagcacagagctctgagTGGCCTAATTACTCTGCCAGGAAATAAATGGATACTGGTAATTCCCTGGGGAAAAAGATGGTTGAACCGTTAACAAAAAGAGTTTTTCCCTGAGGCATGTTCGTTAAATAGGTGTTAGCAAGAGGCAGGAAACCTCAAGCTCTAACCTCAGAATAAAAGTGCCTTTGTCCTTTGGTGCTTTTGATGTCCCAGTCCTTCCAAACCTCCTGCTGTCTATAGGTACAAAAGAAAGATGTGATTCTAATATCTGATAGAAAACCTAAGATAAAGCAAAACAATCCCCGCCCCCAATTAAAATCTATACATAAGATCTCCTTaaacaggcaaaaataaaaGGTCTCACCTGCCTGGAAACGCGCAGAGCTCTCctggtggcagtggcagagtGGAGTTGCCTGAGCCTCCTGCCCTCCATAGGACACACATCAGGGTCAGCCCCCTGAGCAACATCAGGAGGGATTTCAGACCTGCTGTTTCCTATGCCTGTAAAAATGGCAGGATATGTATGTATTTAAGGTGAAGaccaagaagaagaaaaaaatgggagCAAGATTTAGGGAAAGGGAATTTAATTCTGTTATCTCTTCTCCCACCAATCTTTCCTCATACACAAGAGTGGACATGTATAGAGAAAGGTGAAGGGGTAATTTTATCAATATGCTCACTTTCTTACAAGCTTAAAtacacagcatttttttttctgaaactggGGACCAAGACTTCACTAAaattgcacacacacacagtggtTTATTTTATAAGTTGGATCTATTTATTTAGACTCGTGATCTAAATCAGATGGCAAAATCCATATTATTTGGCTGAAATTGCCTTTGAGGTCAATGCAAGTTTAACTAGTTTAAGGATAGAGATTTAAAACCATTTCAGAAAACATACCTGGCTTCTCCAGGTGGAGACCTCGGTGAGTATTGCCAAATCGGAATCTGTAGATTTGTGCCCAGTCTGACAAAATACTATTTGCAACAGCCATGTGCTGAAATTCCTGTTTTGAGGAGACAGAAAGCCAGAAAACTGTGAGTTTGCTGTCTCATAACAGAGGCCAGTAAGTGGATGGTGTGTAGAGGCTAAAAGTTGcaattttttcatattaatttaaatgtgaaaaaacaACAGGACACTGCTAAAATCCGAGCTGGTTTTCACTTCCAAATGTTCATATACTACAGCTTAGATACATGCATCCCATTTAGACCTAACCACACTGATTGGACTTTTCTATGCAGGCAAAGAAGCAATAGAGGTGAAAACCCCACAGAGTCGCCAGGATGTGATGCCCAATGATGAGCAGTAATTACTGCAGCAACACTTCAGCCAGCATGAGTGTCAACGAAATGTCTGCCTTCCCTCTGACTCTAGAACAAAAAACTGGCTTTGCCTTTGTGGggattttgtgtgttttcttggGACTTCTAATTATCCGATGCTTCAAAATCTTGCTAGACCCCTACAGTAGTATGCCTTCTTCTACATGGGAAGATGAAGTTGAGGGGTTGGATAAAGGAACATTTGAATATGCTCTTGCATGAAAACTCACAGAATATCCTGCCTTAAATTTGATGTTGATTTCATTTTGGAAACCAACTGTTGTTACATTTGTTATACATCCCCGCATTTTGGAGATATGTTGGTGGCATccattttgttaaataaatatttgttgcAAACTCAAAAGGCGCTTCACATTGCTTTTACTTGCCAAACAGTGGAATGGTAGGTAAGAAATGgttaacagaaaacaaatactacAATAATTCAATAGAAAGTGATGATGGCCAATATTTTAAGAGTCAGATGATATCTGCTTCTTCAGAGAAGGATCTCATTTCTACTGTGTCTCATGATATGCTGGAGAAAAAGATGAATAACACAAAAGACAGGCTCACGAATGGTGCATGTTTAAATGGTAACACCCTCCCCTCCTCATCTGACACAATTTTCTGAAAGTCGTAGTCTGTGCTTGTACACTGAGAATACAAAAGTGGAGGACAACAAATGTTGAGGAGGTGCCTGCAAGAggtgtgtgtctgtgttgcTGAGGTGAGAGGAGCAAGGGCTAGCCCACATACTACCAATATTACGAAACTAATGGGAAAGCCAAAGATCACATCCGTTGCTAACTCATCTCTCACCTTCCAAGAAGAGCAGGTGCTCTACTACTGACTGGTTATGAGGAAAGTACATTGCTTCTCTGTGAAAACTTGATGTGGTCCTTTGCAAACACTGTAACTCACATGAGTATTTTTTTGATAGATCTCCCAATCTACAGCAACAGAAACTGAAGCAGAATTAGTGGAAGGGAAACAAACATCATTAAGGAAGTTTTTAATACTACAAACATTCAGCCATGCAAAATATATTACCTGCTCAGAACTCCAAATCAACATCACCACATTGTTAAAAATTTTaagtggaagagaaaaattGAATGTTAAATATCCAATCTAACTCTAGCTGAATTGGTCAATTGCCAATGTTTTACTACTTGGTTACAAATGTCGATTCAGTTTAAACTGGAACTTAAACTGTCTGGTTAACAGCTCCCAGCAATAATTACACCAGTTTGGCAAGGCCAAAGCAGAGACAATCATGCTGCTTACCCATTTGTACCTAGTCCCCAAGAGGGACAAGGGTCCAGAGCTGACTGCAGAGCTCTGtactctccagcccctctccacagctggttctgctgctcctgcaacTTTGTACAGTGTTCTGGATCTTTGTACAGATCTGGACTGTCACTGAAGAACTGGTCATGGGAGAGCCTATCAAAGCAGAAGTGAAACAGTGAAAGCAGAGACTCAAATCTGGATATTCAAGGTCACCCTCATATACACAGCTGTTTAGCAAGTGTGACAATACTTGACAGAAATTCAATTCAGTTTTTGAGGAGGCTGGCATTAGAATTTTAGGCACTGTCACTTTTGCTAAACAGCTCTGTTTGCAACGAGGAGCTAAGACAAGGAGATCAGTTACagcagctgttttcttttttcatgtattCTGAAAAAATACGTTATTTCTTTTGCCCTATATACTAGGCAGAGGCAGAGAGTGGAACAGCAGACCTCAAGCGCCATTTGGAACATGAAATACTTGATTGTACGGGGAAGGACATGAATCTCCTGTCTGAAGAATATAACAGAGGAAAAGCCAACATCAATCTACACCAGTCCAGTTGAATTATAAAACATAAAGTTTTGTGAATATATATGTACTGCTTCAGATTgtacataagaaaaaaatgtcagacCTTCAGAGATTCAGTATATTGCATTTATCCTAGTTAATTTAACCATAAAATCCAAGGTAGATATCAGTACAATGATTCATGTGATCTGTTATTGCTGGATAGGATCATCCACTGCAGAGACCTGACACTGCCATTCTTTTTATGTACATCTAATCAGcacagctgagctctgtgctgtcAGGTTAGAGTGCTGAAGGTACTTAAGTTATCTGGGTTAAATATAGCTCAGTTAGCTTTAAACTACACAACAAACACAGCAAACGTACCCGAAGGACCCCAATATTGTCTTATGACTTTTGTTCTTGACCCAATCTATTGCTGGAAGCAATTATCAAGTTCCCTTATGATTACAAAGCTTCATCATTTCCTGCCTGCCCTTCTCTGCATCCCAAATAGACAAGGAAGTCAGCCTTCCTGGAAAGAATACAGAGAACATAATTTTTCAAAGGTTTTCCTTAAATATACAgaataaaacttaaaaagagGTCTGGAGTAAATGGTTCAAAACTGCATGTGGGACAAGGGACCCCCCCAATGACCAATCCCACTGACTTCACTGAATGTCTTCTGCATAAAATGCACCGAGCAGATCCTGTCCTGAACTCATTATCTACATGACTATATATGCAGAactgaaaaacagagagaacATGATCTGTGCATAGAATCTGGCATAGCTGGGAGGGAAATGGAGAtaacaaaagtattttcagGCCCCCTTAGAAATTTTGCAATGCCATAAAGTCAGTAATTGTAATGGATAGGTACATTTGCTGGTTAATATGTAACAAGCTAGAATGTCTCTCTAAATCACCATCtagaaatgttttgaaagaGAGGGATTGGATGGTCTATTCAGTGTATTaagcaggagaaaaatctgGCCAATAAGGCAGAGTCTGTAATGCCTCAAAGAGAGGGATAGACTATATGCATGAATAAAAGAGGCAGATTGTCCTTCCCTAAAAACACAGGATTGAATGGTAAGTTAAATTACCCTAATAAGGTAAACTTGATTATTTATGCGTAATGCTAGAATGCTAAACACAAAATTATTGACAAATAACAGTTGAGAGACCTCTGGAAATACATTGTGAAAACCAAAGTATTATTTTCAAGAACAGCAGAAAGGTAAGAGACTTTACTTTTCCTAGCAAAACAGTAATATTATGGAAATAAGACAGTGAAATGACAGAATCATTTTACTTGGTAGCACAAGTCATCAAAGCAAATTGTCATCAAAGAATTGGGATTTCATTCAGTCAGGgagatgaaaacaaatgtaGTTTCACTGACCTTAATGACAGAAGATTTGTTTTTGCTCCTTCGTGCCTGCAGATGAAACACTTCCTTGCAACTTTAAAAGGCTGAAGGAAGCAGAATACTATCTATGATCAGAAAtgtgtaataataataacactATTGATAATCCAGAGACAGCAGAAGtaaaataaactaaataaaTGTAACATTGCTGTGAGGCTTACAAAACATTAGGCAGGAAAACCAACATAAATATGAGGGGGTTAAAAAGTGGTATCATAGCAGAGAGGTGACAGCAGAATATTATCTATAGCTTATGGAAGAAGTGAGAAAATACGCTTTAGGTGTATCTCATACTGAAGATGGAGGACTTTTTATTATCAGCTCTTCAAATTATAATTTTGATATGTGATTTCAGAGAAAATTTACATTGCTGAGCTATAAATATTGATGGCAGTATTTACCTTTCTGTGCCAAGGGGCCAAATGCATCTCACAAAATCATTGAgaaatttaaattgaaaaaaatctcaggaggtcatctagtccaacctcttGTGAAAGcatgaaacttaaaaaaaaaatgcctgtaATGGGCTTATTTACCCAGATTTTCAGTTCATATATTGCTTTAAAAGAcatattttgtttctaaaactttctgcttttaaaatcacttGCAGAGTTTTCATGTCTAAGCAATGCTCTGGTTTAGTCCCTTTGAACAGGCCCGGACTCCTGCTGAATTATACAGGTCTCTACAACCACACTTTCTAATCTCCTTAGAAATATGTTTCAAGACTTATGGATTGCCATCATTTCAGTAGCTCATTTAAGGGCCATCTGGGCCATACTGTAAATTGCTGAAAAGGTACTTAACCCACTAAAGGCCTTAAACATACATACCCCTTCTTCTCttggtgtttttgtttgctCACTCGTTTTCTTTGATGAGGGTCTGTGTGGGGAAGTGGAGGTGGGAAGGAGATTATACAGCTATATGTCCACTTTTCTGTGGGCTGTGACTCCAAGGGAGCCAGAACAAGATAGAGGAACAGGACAACAGGAATCTCATGACATTCAACAAGGGCAAATGGAAATCCTGTACTTCAGACAGACTTAATGCCTGCACCGTGCAGGGAGCAACTCTCCTGGAAGGGACCTGGTGAGCAGCAGGTTACAGAGGAGGCAGTCCCCTGCTTTCCACGTTTTAAATGCATGGTCATGTTCCATGTACATGGATGCTCACTGTGTCACCCTGCTCCTTTCTGGGTTTCCATAAAACAGATTGAAACCAGAGGAGTTTTTGGCCCATTTAGCGCTCAGGCCTGTACCAAACTACTGCTGGTTTGGTTAAGGGGTCAAGTGTGTCCGTCACTGATGGAAACATCTCCACAAACTCAGTCTTTgactcaaatatttttttagtcaACAAGTCATAGGATGACAGTTTTATGGATACTTGGTGAGGCCAGGGAGAGCTTATGGTGGAAAATGTATCTAACCATgcaaaataacagaaatgttttatttatatctttTATAGCAGAAAAACAGCAGACAACATTAGGAAGCCTGCTTAGACATTCAAGAGAAAATTCTCAGAACTTCATTACTCAAGGAGTAAAGATTTCATATGAAACAGCAGTAAACCCTTTGCTGTAGCTGCTACTAActggctgcagccacagaaGAGTAAAGGGCTCAGTGACCTGAGCCTGCAGCATCCCTGAAGATGTCCATGAACAATGCACCAAATGTATTCTCGGATCCAAATGCAAATCGGTTTCAAGTTAACATAATTAATGAAGGCCATGACGACAACGAAACAGCCCAAGAGGATGTGGGCTCTGACCCACCACATTATGAAGAAACATCTTTTACTGATGAAACACAGAACAGACTGAGAATCAGTTACAGACcaggaaaaagagaattatatgataatttccttcaaaatgcagagaaaacagaagctaGTTTACATCCCTATGATACTCACACTAAAATGTATTATCTACAAACTTTTGGCCATAACACAATGGACCCAGTTCCCAAAATTGATTATTATAGAAACACTGGCAGCGTCAGTGGGAATAAGCTCAACAGACCAAGCTTATTAGAAATTCATGAACAACTGGCAAAGGTAAGTGAAAAGGAAAGATACAATTTTTCTCTATTCTGTTTCCAGACTGTTAATTCTGCTTATTAATATGAGAAAGTCCTTAGATTCATGGACCTTGCCCAAGAGAAAAAGTACAAGTAATTACCATATTTCCTCTGGTAGCTGCAgtctgcttgctgctctgtatccTGATCAAAGCaaagatttttattaaaaggTGGTCATAAGGTACTTGATTAACAGAAAAACATTGCTTAATCTTGTCTAAAGTATGGATCTACCTAATCTCTTCTGTTCCATGTAAGAGTTAGGATGACAGATGATAAATGTCAATTCATAATTTAACCAGGGTACACAATTCACACTTGTTCTAAACGTGAATTTAACATCAATGCATAACTAATTTTGACAGATTCCTCCGCTGTACTCATTAACAAATATAAGTGTTATAAAAAAGATTATGTGCAACAAATGCAATCTCAATCAGAAATCCAAAGCACTCTCTGTTTATGGCTGTAACAAACCATtcaaactgcagaaaagaatCCAGAACAAGGGTGTTGAGGCTGAGAGTGTTTGCTCAGAAGAGGGATAGCAGACAAGAGTTTTCAGGTGCTGATTCAGTGAATGAATTTAGGCCTTCACACTCATTATTCCAATGAATTTGGAATGAATCTGAAGAGCTTCTTGAATGACTACATAGAAAGCATTTATGGAGGAATGATTTGGCTAAATTCCTCCTAATCTGTCAATGGAAGAGCTGTTTAGACTTTGCTCATGTAATAGATGGGGCTATATCCATGTAAAATACACTTACAGAGAGAACTATAAAACAGAATACAACTGTCTAACCTTCCTTTGAATGATTTTGTAGAGctgtttctcctctctccttcagAGATACCTATTTTTGGTGGACCCACTGTAGGCATTTACTATTGATATATATGCattttgtggggggaaaaaaaaccttccccTTAGCAGACTCTTACTGTTTGCTCCACTTTTTCCACATATACACCACAGTAAGTGAATAATGAAATACCAAAACATGCCCTTTATCATGATAATCCTCACTTTTGTCACCCCCCATGGCTACTTGCAGAAGAATATACATTTGTCAGGTATGATCCTCTGGGGTTTGCACGTTGAAAACTTCCACTGGAAAGAATTTGAGAAGTTGGTAATATTAAGTCTCAAATACCAGATTTTCACTAATTTCTGTGTTAGTGTCTCAGATGGGTGAATTTTGCTGTCTAGTCACCTATCTAGATATTTTAAGGGTTGATTACcctatgtggaaaaaaaccaaatagcGTGGAAAGCTGTAATAAGAACTTCTGTGGCaagaaaaaatagattaaaCACTTTGAAACAGTTAAACTACTGAAAGACCTACTACAAAACAGTGGAATAACACGTTACTCTACTGACTTCATAAGCCATATCTTCCCCCTTAAGCCACAATATCAAGTTCTCTGTAAAAAGCAGAGACACAGGATATAGCTACTTTCAGAATCAAAAACCTTTTTTGAGGTTCTTAATTGTGCACTtatcagggcagggctggagagagaTCATTGCTATAGTTAAGCTGAGACTAAAAGTGCCAATATGCAGCAAAAATCCCCAGTCTTTTTTCTGTGTTGGCCAATtgtgaaatgagaaattttGAGAGAAAACAAGCTCTCATCCCCATTCCACTCAGTTTTACATACTTCTGAGGTCTGACTAATTTGGACAAGCATCTGATTTTTGGATGCTGGCGCAGATCTTGTTCAGACTTCCACTCTCTGCAGATTCACCTGTCCTAAGGAGGgtaatataaaataatgaaatcaagaaaaaaaatagccatTAGCAAATTAGGATCCAATTCTTTAGGATCTTATTAGGGCAGCTTCCTAGCCTTGGCCTAACTTACCTAAATTAAGGTCTCCACAGACCTGTGTAAAATGGCTTACATGGAAAGGAGAAACATTTCCAAAGATGAATGCAAAGTGGatataaaagggaaaaatatgaaTTTGGTATCTGTATTCGTTTGCAGATGTACAAACTGCTGCTCAAGAGACTAAACACATTTCTATGCCCAGAAGAAAACTTCCTCTTATAGAAATAATTTACTTCAGTAGTGGCCAGAGAGGAGTAAAATAGTGTCTTAGCCTTGAACATAATGCTGAATGATAAGGTACTGAACATAAGCATATTAaggaa
The DNA window shown above is from Pseudopipra pipra isolate bDixPip1 chromosome 12, bDixPip1.hap1, whole genome shotgun sequence and carries:
- the CTXN2 gene encoding cortexin-2, which translates into the protein MMSSNYCSNTSASMSVNEMSAFPLTLEQKTGFAFVGILCVFLGLLIIRCFKILLDPYSSMPSSTWEDEVEGLDKGTFEYALA